The proteins below are encoded in one region of Chelmon rostratus isolate fCheRos1 chromosome 21, fCheRos1.pri, whole genome shotgun sequence:
- the LOC121624559 gene encoding potassium channel subfamily K member 1-like — MARGCTDGWCARFVERHQSALNFALLVAAYILYLLIGAGIFSAIEQPYERELRQELEAARRDFLSNNTCVSDARLEELLARALEASNYGVSVLGNDTSHNWDFVSSLFFTSTVLTTTGYGHTVPLSDEGKAFCIFYSLFGIPVTLFFLSLVVQRIIVLVTRRPVSYFHRRWAMSKSKLAAIHATCLAVITALLLLFIPAWIFSSTEKDWDFLESLYFCFISLTTIGLGDYVPGETHSKEENPHPQLYRLAITIYLMLGLVCVLVVLETCCELPQMRRLRQRFYQENVRELDSETTNIIDRDHISDHLTDPSDHVTDHHSPAIPSVSEQAASLRKDSKSAPYASASGSAVNGTLR; from the exons ATGGCGCGCGGCTGTACCGACGGCTGGTGCGCTCGCTTCGTGGAGCGACACCAGTCAGCGCTGAATTTCGCGCTGCTGGTCGCTGCATACATCCTCTACCTGCTCATCGGCGCCGGGATATTCTCCGCCATCGAGCAGCCGTACGAGCGGGAGCTGCGGCAGGAGCTGGAGGCGGCGCGCCGCGACTTCCTGAGCAACAACACCTGCGTGTCCGACGCGCGCCTGGAGGAGCTCCTGGCCCGCGCGCTCGAGGCCAGCAACTACGGGGTGTCCGTGCTGGGCAACGACACCAGCCACAACTGGGACTTCGTTTCGTCGCTGTTCTTCACCAGCACCGTGCTGACCACAACAG GTTATGGCCACACCGTTCCTCTCTCAGATGAAGGGAAAGCCTTCTGTATCTTCTACTCCCTCTTCGGCATCCCCGtcaccctcttcttcctctcattgGTGGTGCAGAGGATTATCGTGTTGGTCACTCGACGTCCAGTGTCCTACTTCCACCGTAGATGGGCCATGTCTAAATCGAAACTAGCCGCCATACATGCCACCTGCCTAGCCGTCATCACggccctgctcctcctcttcatccctgcGTGGATCTTCTCCAGCACGGAGAAGGACTGGGACTTTCTGGAGTCTCTGTATTTCTGCTTCATCTCTCTTACAACCATTGGCCTCGGGGATTATGTCCCCGGAGAGACCCACAGTAAAGAGGAAAACCCACACCCACAGCTGTACAGGCTGGCCATTACAA TCTACTTGATGCTGGGCTTGGTGTGTGTCTTGGTGGTGCTGGAGACGTGCTGCGAGCTTCCCCAGATGAGACGCCTCAGACAGAGGTTCTACCAAGAAAACGTTCGCGAGCTGGACTCTGAGACCACCAACATCATCGACCGGGATCACATTAGCGACCACCTGACCGACCCCTCGGATCACGTTACAGATCATCATTCACCAGCCATCCCTTCTGTGTCAGAGCAGGCTGCGTCCCTACGGAAAGACAGCAAGTCGGCGCCTTACGCCTCAGCGTCAGGGTCTGCTGTTAATGGAACACTGAGATAA